A window of Tatumella citrea genomic DNA:
TGCTGCCCAAAGTAGCATCTTCACCGTCAGGAGCCGCTTTTGGGTCTGTACTGGGTCTGATGGCCTTTTTCTACTTTTTTGCCCGACTGACTCTGTTTTGTGCCGCGTGGATTGCTACGGCTCAGTATGAAGGCACATCTGAGGAGGATAACGACCCGCAAGACAGACCTCCGGAAGAAATATCACAAAATGTAAGCGAAAATTAATTCAGTTAAAAACTTCACTCTGCGGATGTTTTTAGTACAAAAAGGCCAGATTAAAGTTATTCACTCACTTTTTTTTGGCCTTAAATTAGTGGAATACTCTAAAAAACCCCCTAACCTCCGTTGCCATCTGTCGGCAAAAACACCACATCGGAAATTATCCACTTTTCGGCAGCATAACCGCGCCAAATCAGGGAGTTTCATGATTGAAGGCCATAAAACAGCTGCTAATATGGTTCGTCTACTGTTACAAAAATAAGAATCTATTATTATGCAAAGCAGCAATACTGAACCTTACTCGTCACCTGCAGAATCCCCCCCGGTGAATTCAAGAAGCAAAGTGCTTGTCGCCTCTCTGGTAGGAACTGCCATTGAGTTTTTTGACTTCTATATTTATGCCACCGCTGCGGTCATTGTATTTCCGCATATATTTTTCCCGCAGGGTGATGCCACTGTAGCAACACTCCAGTCGTTGGCGACCTTCGCCATCGCTTTTGTTGCCAGACCCATCGGGTCCGCCATTTTTGGCCACTTCGGTGACAGAATCGGTCGTAAAGCGACCCTGGTAGCCTCACTACTCACCATGGGCGTTTCCACCGTAATTATCGGGCTACTGCCGTCTTATTCCACCATTGGTGTTGCCGCACCTCTGTTGCTGGCTCTGGCTCGTTTCGGCCAGGGACTGGGACTCGGTGGTGAATGGGGAGGAGCTGCATTATTGGCGACCGAAAATGCTCCGGCCAAAAAACGCGCCCTGTATGGTTCTTTTCCGCAGCTGGGAGCACCGATTGGCTTCTTCTTCGCTAATGGTACTTTTTTGCTCCTTTCGTGGTTGCTGACTGATCAGCAGTTTATGGACTGGGGCTGGCGTGTGCCGTTTATTTGCTCGGCTATCCTGGTCATCATTGGTTTATATGTTCGTGTTTCACTGCATGAAAGCCCGGTTTTTGCCAAAATCCAGAAAGAAAATAAACAGGTGAAAGTTCCGATTGGTACTTTACTGTCAAAGCACCTGGGCGCGACCATACTCGGCACATTTATTATGCTGGCCACATATACGCTGTTCTATATTATGACCGTCTATTCGATGAGTTTCGGAACTGCGCCGGCACCGGTCGGGCTGGGCTTCTCGCGTAACAGTTTTCTGTGGATGCTGATGATTGCGGTAATTGGTTTTGGGGTAACGATCCCGATTGCCGGAATGCTGGCTGACCGTTTTGGTCGCCGCCAGACGATGATTGTTATCACCCTGCTGCTGATTGGCTTTTCTCTGCTATTTCCGGTGATGTTAGGTTCCGGATCGCCGTTAATGGTGATGCTGTTCCTGTTAGCCGGCCTGAGCATCATGGGTCTTACCTTCGGACCTATGGGAGCACTACTGCCTGAATTGTTCCCGACAGAAGTTCGTTATACCGGTGCGTCCTTCTCTTATAATTTGTCATCTATCCTGGGTGCCTCTGTGGCGCCATACATCGCGACCTGGTTAAAAGCCGAGTATGGCCTGTTTGCGGTGGGCTTGTATCTGGGAACCATGGCTGTAATCACTCTGCTGGCATTAATCATCAGCAAAGAGACCCGCCATCAGACTTTATTTGATGCAACCTGATTAACCGGTTCTTCCCTGCTTTCAGGGAAGAACCTCCCTCCTGCCTCTGCTTTCCTTTTGACGCGAATACATTGTCTGTACTGACAACAATTGTTATAACCTTTCCTTCTGCCCCTGCCTTGTGAGATTGAATAATGACTGTCACAGAAAGCCTGATTGCCTATACATTTACCGCCGGATTACTGACTCTGACACCGGGACTGGATACTGCGCTGGTTCTGAGAACCGCCACTGTTGAGGGGCGTAAGCAGGCAGTCCGTGCTGCTCTGGGAATCAATATCGGGTGTATTCTGTGGGGGTTCGCCGTCGCCTGTGGGCTGGGAGCTCTGATCGCTGTTTCTGAACTGGCCTATGATGTACTGAAGTATTGCGGTGCCGCCTATCTATGCTGGCTGGGCCTGGGAATGCTGCTACGCCCGCGTAAAGGAATTACCAGCGCTGATGACAAACACCAGAAAAAAGACACTAACTGGCTGCTGCGTGGCATTACGGGTAACCTGCTGAACCCGAAAGTCGGTATTTTTTACGTATCCTTTTTACCGCAGTTTATCCCACAGGGCCATTCACTGTTCTTCTGGACTCTGGGGCTGGTCGGGATTCATATGTTACTGGGAATTTGCTGGCTGATGACACTGATTGCTGCAACCCGGCCACTGAGCGCTTTTTTCAAACGTCCGGCCGTCGTCACTACCATGGACCGTGCTACCGGTGCCGTTCTGCTGTCATTTGCTGCAAAGCTGGCCTTTAGTAAACGCTAACTTCATCTCAACGGACCATTCATGGAGTGGCCCGGTCAAAGGCAATAATTCTCTGCTTCTGCCTGCCTCATATCAGCGACGCAATAAATATTACAGACAAAAAAACTGCCCCCCGAAACCGGAGGGCAGTTCATCTGACAATACAGTACGTCGCTTACAGCCTGGACTTAACCGGCAACAGCAATACGTTTCATGTCAGTCATATAACCACGCAGTTTGCTACCCACAGCTTCGATTGGGTGATGACGAATCGCTTCGTTAACGTCACGCAGCTGCGCGTTATCAACCGCATTGCCGCTCAGGGTTTCCTGACCTAAATCACCAGTCTGCAACGAAGCCATAAAGTCTTTCAGCAGCGGTACCGCAGCAAATGAGAACAAATAGTTACCATATTCAGCAGTATCAGAAATAACCACGTTCATTTCATACAGACGCTTACGGGCAATGGTGTTAGCAATCAGTGGCAGCTCATGCAGTGACTCATAGTAAGCTGATTCTTCGATGATGCCGGAAGCAACCATGGTTTCAAACGCCAGTTCAACCCCGGCTTTAACCATCGCGATCATTACTACACCCTGGTCATAGTAATCCTGCTCAGCGATTTTACCTTCAAACTGTGAAGCGGTTTCGAACGGGGTTTTCCCGGTTTCTTCACGCCAGGTCAGCAGATCTTTATCATCATTCGCCCAGTCAGCCATCATTCCGGAAGAGAATGCACCAGAGATAATGTCATCCATGTGTTTACGGAACAGCGGAGCCATGATCTCTTTCAGTTGCTCAGACAGCTCATAAGCACGCAGTTTTGCCGGGTTAGACAGACGATCCATCATCAGCGTAATACCGCCGAATTTCAGGGATTCAGTGATAGTTTCCCAACCAAACTGGATCAGTTTTTCTGCATAGGCCGCATCAGTACCTTCAGCCACCAGCTTGTCGAAGCACAGTAAAGAACCTGCCTGCAACATACCACACAGGATAGTCTGCTCACCCATCAGGTCAGATTTAACTTCAGCAACGAAAGAAGATTCCAGAACACCAGCACGATGACCACCGGTCGCCGCTGCCCAGGCTTTAGCAATCGCCAGACCTTCGCCTTTCGGATCATTTTCAGGGTGAACGGCGATCAGAGTAGGAACACCGAAACCACGTTTGTATTCTTCACGAACTTCGGTACCCGGACATTTCGGAGCAACCATCACCACGGTAATATCTTTACGGATAGTTTCGCCAACTTCAACGATGTTAAAACCGTGCGAATAGCCCAGTGCAGCGCCGTCTTTCATCAGCGGCTGAACTGCCTGAACAACAGCTGAGTGCTGTTTGTCCGGAGTCAGGTTAACCACCAGGTCAGCCTGTGGGATCAGTTCTTCATAGGTACCCACTTTAAAACCGTTGTCTGATGCTTTACGCCATGAGGCACGCTTCTCGGCAATCGCTTCTGCACGCAGGGCATAAGCAATATCCAGACCGGAATCACGCATATTCAGACCCTGGTTAAGCCCCTGAGCGCCACAGCCGACAATCACGACTTTTTTGCCTTTCAGAAAGCTGGCTTCATCTGCAAATTCATCGCGAGACATAAAACGGCATTTGCCTAACTGCGATAACTGGTTGCGCAGATTCAGAGTGTTGAAATAGTTAGCCATGGGTACTCCGGTTTGGTTGTGTTTGTATTTATCAGGTATTCAGCGGCATTCATTGCGTCACTGAGAATACCTACATCATATGTCAGGATTTCTATTGCTTAAATTGATATATTAACAACGTCATATTGCAATAAGTGCAATACATCACCGGGGCTGGCTACGATGGATTTACGGGACCTGAAATTATTTCTTCATCTGGCAGAAAGTCGTCATTTCGGGCAGACGGCTCGCGCCATACATGTCAGCCCTTCCACACTGTCGCGGCAGATTCAACGGCTGGAAGAAGAGGTAGGCCACCCGTTGTTTGTACGAGATAACCGTTCAGTTGCACTGACCGAGGCAGGGGAGACTTTCAGCCAGTTTGCCCGCCAGACCCTGCTGCATTATCAGCAGTTACGGCATTTGATGGATCTCAACAGTCCTTCCCTGAGCGGGGAATTGCACCTGTTTTGTTCGGTAACAGCTGCCTACAGTCATCTGCCACCGATTCTCGATCGTTTCCGGGCAGAACATCCGCAGGTCGAAATTAAATTATCCACCGGTGACCCGGCCGATGCCGTCCAGAAAATCAGCTCCGGTGAAGCAGACCTGGCAATTGCGGGGAAACCTGAGTCACTGCCTTCCGGTATTGCCTTCAATCCACTGGATGTGTTGCCGCTGGCACTGATCGCTCCGGCATTGCCCTGCCCGGTCCGCAGCGCGGTCAATGAAGCAGATCCTGACTGGAGCAGCATTCCGTTTATTTTCCCCGAACAAGGCCCTGTCCGACGCAGCGTTGATCTTTGGCTGCGACGCAGAAAAATCACCAGTCCCCTGATATATGCCACAGTAGCGGGGCATGAAGCGATGGTGTCGATGGTAGCATTAGGTTGCGGAGTGGCATTACTGCCGGTGGTAGTTCTGGATAACAGCCCGGAACCGGTCCGTAACCGTATTATGTCGCTGCCGGTGAGCGATACCGGTGAGCCGCTGGAACTGGGAGTTTGTGTGCAGAAGAAGCGGCTCGGAGAGCCGCTGGTGAATGCATTCTGGGATTTACTGTAACTACCGGCCAGCCAGGAAGAAACGAAACGCAGGGTTATCGCTTTCATCATGAAAGTCATAGCCAAGGGCTGTCAGATGTTCAGCGAAACGTGGTTCATTATCGCTCAGCTCGAAGGCCGCCAGTACCCTGCCGTAATCGGTGCCATGGCTCCGGTAATGGAATAGTGAAATATTCCAGTGCGTACCCAGGGTTTGCAGGAATTTCAGCAATGCTCCGGGAGATTCCGGAAACTCAAAGCTGTACAGTCTTTCCTGCAATGGTTTCCCTGGTCTGCCCCCAACCATATAGCGAAGGTGCAGCTTCGCCATTTCGTCATCAGACAGATCAACAACCTGATAGCCACCTTCGCTCAGTTGGCGAACAATCTCGGCACGTTCTTCCAGACCACGGGTTAAGCGGACTCCGACAAAAATGCAGGCATTTTTATCATCGGCATACCGGTAATTAAATTCGGTCACCGCGCGTCCGCCAAGAATCTGGCAGAATTTCAGAAAACTACCCTGCTGTTCCGGAATGGTAACTGCCAGCAAAGCTTCACGTTGTTCTCCGAGCTCGCAACGCTCCGATACATAACGCAGCCCGTGGAAATTCACATTCGCGCCGGAAAGCACATGCGCCAGTCGCTCATCTTTGATGTCATGCTGTTGAATATATTTTTTCATTCCTGCCAGTGCCAGTGCGCCGGAAGGTTCGGCGATGGCACGCACGTCTTCAAAAATATCTTTCATTGCTGAGCAAATGGCATCACTGTCCACAGTCACAATATCGTCGAGGTATTGCTGACACAGACGGAATGTTTCACTGCCCACCCGTTTAACCGCCACACCTTCAGCAAACAGACCAACCCGTGGTAAATCTACAGGTTCTCCGGCATCCAGTGCCGCTTTCAGGCAGGCGGAATCTTCGGCTTCTACCGCAATCACCTTGATTTCCGGCATCAGTTGTTTAATCACAACTGCCACACCGGCAGCCAGACCACCGCCGCCCACCGGCACGAAAATCCGGTCGATATGCGCATCCTGCTGCAATAATTCCAGCGCCAGTGTCCCCTGCCCGGCAATCACTGCCGGGTGGTCGAACGGAGGCACAAAGCTGTAACCATGTTGCTCTGCCAGCTCTATGGCTTTCGCCTTAGCTTCATCAAAGTTTGCACCGTACAGATAAGCTTCTCCGCCAAACGCACGAACAGCATCTACTTTGATATCAGCAGTCGCGACTGGCATAACAATCAGAGATTTTATCCCGCGGCGACTGGCAGAGAGCGCTACTCCCTGAGCGTGGTTACCTGCCGAAGCAGTAATCACACCCTGTGCTCTTTGCTGTTCATTCAGGCCGGCAATCATTGCGTAAGCACCACGCAACTTAAAACTATGAACCGGCTGACGATCTTCACGTTTAACAACGATAGTATTGCCGAGTCGCTCTGACAGTTTCTCCATTTTCTGCAACGGAGTAATTTGAGTAACCTCATAAACCGGAGAACGCAGGGCGGCATGAAGATACTCCGCACCCGTAGGTGCGGACGAAAGAGGTTTGGAAGCAGCCATGATCAGTTATCCCCCCAGTTTGCTCTTATCACGTACAGCGCCTTTATCGGCACTGGTTGCGAGAGAGGCGTAAGCACGCAGGGCGAAAGAGACTTCACGCTGACGGTCACGCGGGGTATAGGCCGCACTTCCGCGCGCTTCTTCTGCGGCACGACGAGCCTCAATTTCTGCTTCGCTGATATCCAGGCTGATAGTACGGCCAGGAATATTGATATCGATGGTATCGCCGTCTTTAACCAACGCGATAGCACCACCATTGGCTGCCTCAGGAGAAGCATGACCAATAGACAGGCCGGATGTGCCGCCAGAGAAACGTCCGTCGGTGATCAGAGCACAGCTTTTTCCCAGTCCCATCGATTTCAGATAGGTAGTAGGGTAGAGCATTTCCTGCATGCCCGGGCCACCTTTAGGACCTTCGTAGCGGATAACAACAACATCACCGGCCACTACTTTTCCGCCCAGAATAGCTTCAACCGCATCATCCTGGCTTTCATAGACTTTCGCCGGGCCACGGAAGGTCAGGATCTCTTTATCCACACCTGCGGTTTTTACAATACATCCGTCCAGCGCCAGGTTGCCGTACAGCACAGCCAGTCCACCGTCCTGAGAGAACGCATGTTCACGGGTGCGAATACAACCGTTTTCACGGTCATCATCCAGCGTATCCCAGCGACAATCCTGAGAGAATGCCTTAGTGGTACGGATACCGGCAGGGCCGGCACGGTACATTTTTTTCACCGCTTCATCGGACGTCAGCATGATGTCGTAGTTATCCAGAGCTTCACGCAGAGTGGTTCCCAGGATGTTCGGTACAGAAGTATCCAGCAGTCCTGCGCGATCCAATTCTCCCAGAATCCCGATAACGCCACCGGCGCGGTGAACATCTTCCATATGGTATTTCTGAGTACTTGGCGCAACTTTACACAGGTGTGGAACTTTGCGGGATAACCGGTCGATATCAGAAATATCGAAATCGATTTCGCCTTCCTGAGCCGCGGCCAGCAGGTGCAGAACTGTGTTGGTTGATCCGCCCATCGCGATATCCAGCGTCATCGCATTTTCAAAAGCAGCCTTGCTGGCAATGTTGCGTGGCAGCACGGAAGCATCATCCTGCTCGTAGTAACGTTTAGTCAGGCCGACAATGCGTTTACCTGCATTGATAAACAGCTGCTCACGATCCGCATGAGTTGCCAGCAGAGAACCGTTCCCCGGCTGAGACAGACCCAATGCTTCTGTCAGACAGTTCATTGAGTTAGCGGTAAACATCCCTGAGCAGGAACCACAGGTCGGACAGGCAGAACGTTCAATCTGCTCACTGTCAGCATCACTGACATTCGGGTTTGCACCCTGAATCATCGCATCCACTAAATCCAGTTTGATGATTTTGTCAGACAGCTTGGTTTTACCGGCTTCCATCGGACCACCGGAAACAAAAATAACCGGAATGTTAAGACGCAGAGATGCCATCAGCATTCCCGGGGTGATCTTGTCGCAGTTAGAAATACAGACCATCGCATCTGCACAGTGCGCGTTGACCATATATTCTACAGAGTCCGCGATCAGTTCACGCGACGGTAATGAATACAGCATTCCGCCGTGACCCATAGCGATACCATCATCAACGGCAATGGTATTAAATTCTTTGGCGACACCACCGGCAGCTTCGATCTGCTCGGCAACCAGTTTACCCAGATCACGCAAGTGAACATGACCAGGTACAAACTGAGTGAATGAGTTAACAACTGCGATGATAGGTTTACCAAAATCATCATCAGTCATTCCGGTCGCGCGCCATAGTGCGCGGGCTCCCGCCATATTTCGCCCATGGGTGGTGGTAGCGGAACGGTACTTAGGCATGCTCTGTTTACTCCAGTCTGAAAAAAAATCGCGGACATCATCTGCCCGCGTTATCTGTCGAGTTATTATGGGTTGACCTGATCCAGCCAGCCCCATTTATCTTCTGTTTCACCGGTAAACAGGCCAAAGAAAGCCTGCTGAATACGTTTAGTCACAGGACCACAACGACCTTCGCCTACCTGAATTCCGTCAACACTACGCACCGGGGTAATTTCGGCAGCAGTTCCTGACATAAAGACTTCATCTGCCAGATACAGTGATTCACGTGACAGAACCTGCTCGCGAACTTCGATGCCCAGCTCTGCTGCCAGTTTGATGATAGCATCACGGGTAATTCCCGGTAAGGCTGAAGAGGTGAATGGCGGGGTAAACAGAATGCCATCCTTCACTTCAAACAGGTTCTCACCTGCACCTTCAGACACATAACCATTTACATCCAGGGCAATACCTTCCTGATAGCCGTGGCGACGAGCTTCGCTGCCAACCAGCAGAGAGGACAGGTAGTTACCACCGGCTTTTGCCGCGGTAGGAATAGTATTGGCTGCTACACGGTTCCATGAAGAAACCATCGCATCAATACCCTGCTCCAACGCTTCAGCACCCAGATAAGCTCCCCACGGGAACGCGGCAATAATCACATCAGTGCTAAACCCTTCCGGTGGGTTAACGCCAAGCCCGACATCACCGACAAAAACCAGTGGACGGATATATGCACTTTTCAGATTGTTGACGCGTAATACTTCACGACATGCTTCCATCAGCTCATCAACACTCTGTGACACCGGGAAGCGATAAATTTTGGCAGAGTCACGCAGACGTTGCATGTGTTCACGGTGACGGAAGACAACCGGGCCTTTGTGCGAATCGTAGCAGCGCACACCTTCAAAGACCGAAGTACCATAGTGCAGAGCATGAGACATGACGCTGACTTTGGCTTCTTCCCATTTAACCATTTCCCCGTTGAACCAGATAAACTCTGCTTTTTTAGTACTCATTTTTCTGTCCTTTTACGCTTCGGCGTGGATTTGTTGTGTTGTCTGTTGTGTAA
This region includes:
- the ilvC gene encoding ketol-acid reductoisomerase, which gives rise to MANYFNTLNLRNQLSQLGKCRFMSRDEFADEASFLKGKKVVIVGCGAQGLNQGLNMRDSGLDIAYALRAEAIAEKRASWRKASDNGFKVGTYEELIPQADLVVNLTPDKQHSAVVQAVQPLMKDGAALGYSHGFNIVEVGETIRKDITVVMVAPKCPGTEVREEYKRGFGVPTLIAVHPENDPKGEGLAIAKAWAAATGGHRAGVLESSFVAEVKSDLMGEQTILCGMLQAGSLLCFDKLVAEGTDAAYAEKLIQFGWETITESLKFGGITLMMDRLSNPAKLRAYELSEQLKEIMAPLFRKHMDDIISGAFSSGMMADWANDDKDLLTWREETGKTPFETASQFEGKIAEQDYYDQGVVMIAMVKAGVELAFETMVASGIIEESAYYESLHELPLIANTIARKRLYEMNVVISDTAEYGNYLFSFAAVPLLKDFMASLQTGDLGQETLSGNAVDNAQLRDVNEAIRHHPIEAVGSKLRGYMTDMKRIAVAG
- the ilvE gene encoding branched-chain-amino-acid transaminase; this translates as MSTKKAEFIWFNGEMVKWEEAKVSVMSHALHYGTSVFEGVRCYDSHKGPVVFRHREHMQRLRDSAKIYRFPVSQSVDELMEACREVLRVNNLKSAYIRPLVFVGDVGLGVNPPEGFSTDVIIAAFPWGAYLGAEALEQGIDAMVSSWNRVAANTIPTAAKAGGNYLSSLLVGSEARRHGYQEGIALDVNGYVSEGAGENLFEVKDGILFTPPFTSSALPGITRDAIIKLAAELGIEVREQVLSRESLYLADEVFMSGTAAEITPVRSVDGIQVGEGRCGPVTKRIQQAFFGLFTGETEDKWGWLDQVNP
- the ilvY gene encoding HTH-type transcriptional activator IlvY; amino-acid sequence: MDLRDLKLFLHLAESRHFGQTARAIHVSPSTLSRQIQRLEEEVGHPLFVRDNRSVALTEAGETFSQFARQTLLHYQQLRHLMDLNSPSLSGELHLFCSVTAAYSHLPPILDRFRAEHPQVEIKLSTGDPADAVQKISSGEADLAIAGKPESLPSGIAFNPLDVLPLALIAPALPCPVRSAVNEADPDWSSIPFIFPEQGPVRRSVDLWLRRRKITSPLIYATVAGHEAMVSMVALGCGVALLPVVVLDNSPEPVRNRIMSLPVSDTGEPLELGVCVQKKRLGEPLVNAFWDLL
- the ilvD gene encoding dihydroxy-acid dehydratase → MPKYRSATTTHGRNMAGARALWRATGMTDDDFGKPIIAVVNSFTQFVPGHVHLRDLGKLVAEQIEAAGGVAKEFNTIAVDDGIAMGHGGMLYSLPSRELIADSVEYMVNAHCADAMVCISNCDKITPGMLMASLRLNIPVIFVSGGPMEAGKTKLSDKIIKLDLVDAMIQGANPNVSDADSEQIERSACPTCGSCSGMFTANSMNCLTEALGLSQPGNGSLLATHADREQLFINAGKRIVGLTKRYYEQDDASVLPRNIASKAAFENAMTLDIAMGGSTNTVLHLLAAAQEGEIDFDISDIDRLSRKVPHLCKVAPSTQKYHMEDVHRAGGVIGILGELDRAGLLDTSVPNILGTTLREALDNYDIMLTSDEAVKKMYRAGPAGIRTTKAFSQDCRWDTLDDDRENGCIRTREHAFSQDGGLAVLYGNLALDGCIVKTAGVDKEILTFRGPAKVYESQDDAVEAILGGKVVAGDVVVIRYEGPKGGPGMQEMLYPTTYLKSMGLGKSCALITDGRFSGGTSGLSIGHASPEAANGGAIALVKDGDTIDINIPGRTISLDISEAEIEARRAAEEARGSAAYTPRDRQREVSFALRAYASLATSADKGAVRDKSKLGG
- the ilvA gene encoding threonine ammonia-lyase, biosynthetic gives rise to the protein MAASKPLSSAPTGAEYLHAALRSPVYEVTQITPLQKMEKLSERLGNTIVVKREDRQPVHSFKLRGAYAMIAGLNEQQRAQGVITASAGNHAQGVALSASRRGIKSLIVMPVATADIKVDAVRAFGGEAYLYGANFDEAKAKAIELAEQHGYSFVPPFDHPAVIAGQGTLALELLQQDAHIDRIFVPVGGGGLAAGVAVVIKQLMPEIKVIAVEAEDSACLKAALDAGEPVDLPRVGLFAEGVAVKRVGSETFRLCQQYLDDIVTVDSDAICSAMKDIFEDVRAIAEPSGALALAGMKKYIQQHDIKDERLAHVLSGANVNFHGLRYVSERCELGEQREALLAVTIPEQQGSFLKFCQILGGRAVTEFNYRYADDKNACIFVGVRLTRGLEERAEIVRQLSEGGYQVVDLSDDEMAKLHLRYMVGGRPGKPLQERLYSFEFPESPGALLKFLQTLGTHWNISLFHYRSHGTDYGRVLAAFELSDNEPRFAEHLTALGYDFHDESDNPAFRFFLAGR
- a CDS encoding LysE family translocator is translated as MTVTESLIAYTFTAGLLTLTPGLDTALVLRTATVEGRKQAVRAALGINIGCILWGFAVACGLGALIAVSELAYDVLKYCGAAYLCWLGLGMLLRPRKGITSADDKHQKKDTNWLLRGITGNLLNPKVGIFYVSFLPQFIPQGHSLFFWTLGLVGIHMLLGICWLMTLIAATRPLSAFFKRPAVVTTMDRATGAVLLSFAAKLAFSKR
- a CDS encoding MFS transporter, which produces MQSSNTEPYSSPAESPPVNSRSKVLVASLVGTAIEFFDFYIYATAAVIVFPHIFFPQGDATVATLQSLATFAIAFVARPIGSAIFGHFGDRIGRKATLVASLLTMGVSTVIIGLLPSYSTIGVAAPLLLALARFGQGLGLGGEWGGAALLATENAPAKKRALYGSFPQLGAPIGFFFANGTFLLLSWLLTDQQFMDWGWRVPFICSAILVIIGLYVRVSLHESPVFAKIQKENKQVKVPIGTLLSKHLGATILGTFIMLATYTLFYIMTVYSMSFGTAPAPVGLGFSRNSFLWMLMIAVIGFGVTIPIAGMLADRFGRRQTMIVITLLLIGFSLLFPVMLGSGSPLMVMLFLLAGLSIMGLTFGPMGALLPELFPTEVRYTGASFSYNLSSILGASVAPYIATWLKAEYGLFAVGLYLGTMAVITLLALIISKETRHQTLFDAT